The genomic interval AGTGGAATACCAGATCACCGGGAAGCTGATCGGGTTGGCGACGAAGGTGCCGAGCGCCGCGGCGACGATGCTGCCGCCAAGCACCCATGCGAGCAGAGCCGCCAGCACGAACTGGAAACCGTAAAGCGGTGTGAAGCCGATGAACACGCCAGCCGCGCAGCCCACGGCGATCGCGTGGGGCGAGCCGGACAGCCGCCAGAGCCGATAGAACACGTATCTCACCGATCGCGCGAATGATCGGCGCGGCCAAACGGCGATCCGCAACATTTCCAGAAAGGACGGCCGCTCACGGCGACGAAAAAGCATTGCGTCCTGAACTCCACCTCAAGCGGCCGCATGGTGCATGTTGGCCGGGTGCAAAAATGATTTGCTTTGCGGATATAGGCAAGCGCGCTGTGGTGACAACTGTGTCGGACGCAACACAGCTACGCCGAAACCTGCAACCGCCTCATTGGCCTCGGTTGTATCGCGCCCGCCCTGCACGCGAAACGCTAGGCTGCTCCTGCGCTGAATATCGTTTGGCGGCTGTTGCGCCTACGCCGCACCCAGTTTCCGGCTACCCGGCTTGACGGCGGGGATATCGCGCAAATGCGGCGGCAGCGCGTCGGGATCGTATGCCGGAGCGTCCAGTTCGAGGAGTGAGACGAGCGGCACGCCCAGTTCGGCGCGTCCGCCGGAGCGGTCGACAAGGCAGGCCTCGGCGGCCACATCACCGCCTTCAGCGCGCGCGGCAGCCATGCACTCGCGCGACGACAGCCCTGTGGTCACGACATCCTCGACCATCAGACACCGGGCACCCGCGGGGATCGTAAAGTCGCGGCGCAAGGTGAATACGCCGTCCACGCGCTCGAAGAATACCGCCGGCACACCGAGCTGCCGGCCCATTTCGTAGCCGACGATCACCCCGCCCATCGCCGGAGAAACGACCATGTCGATCTCCGTAGCCTGCGCGCGGACCTTTTCGGCCAGCGCCGCGCAAAGCGTCTCGGCCCGCCAGGGATACTGGAGTACCTGGGCGCACTGCACGTAGGTGTCACTGTGCAGACCGGAGGTGAGGATAAAATGCCCTGTGCGCAGCGCGCCGCTGTCCTTTAGGATCGCCAGAATCTCGTCTCTGCTCATGGGCCGCGTCTGTTCGTTCTCAGGAGGGTGCCCGCTCAGCATTGCTGACGACCTTCAGGCCGCGCAAGCCGGAAAGGATGTCGTTCAGATGCTTCAGGTCGTAGACCTCCAGCGTGATGTGCATCTGGGTGTAGTCGACCTGCCGGTTGGTCATCTCGATACGGTCGATGTTGCTGCCGGATTCTCCGATGAGCTGTGCGATTTGCGCCAGTGTGCCGGGCGCGTTGATGGCGTTCACGGTGATATCGACCGGGAAGCGCGCCCTCGAGCCTTCCTCGATGTCCCAGGTGACGTCGATCCAGCGGTCAAGCTGGTCGTCATACTCGGTCAGCTTGGACGAATGGATCGGATAGATCGTGATGGTCTTGTCGTCCTCGAGAATGCCGACGATGCGGTCGCCCGGGACCGCACCACCCGGCGCGAAGCGGATCGGCTCCCCCGCCTGCGCGCCGCGGATGGGCATGCCGTCGACAAGCTCTCGCGGTGAGGACTGCTGCCCGCCGAGCAGCCGGAATTTGACGTGGCGCACCCAGCCGAGATTGAACCAGCCTTCGTCGTCTCGCCGGATCGCCTTGCGCTTGGGCGTCTCGGTCCATTCGCGGCCTGGGTGTACGGCTTTAAGCACCTCGGAAGAGGTCAACTCGCCGCGGCCCACCGCCGCCAGCACATCCGCCGTTGAGGTCTGCGCGAGACGGTGCAGGCCATTCGCCAGCGCGTCCTCGTCGAATTCCACCCCGACGTTCTCGAAGGCGTTGCGCAGGATTTGGCGCCCCAGATCGCAGTACTGCTTGCGCACGGCGTCGCGTGTGGCGCGGCGGATGGCCGAGCGTGCCTTGCCGGTTACGGCGATCCGCTCCCATGCCGGCGGCGGCGTCTGGGCGTCGGAGGTAATGATATCGACTTCGTCGCCGTTCTTGAGCTGCGTGACCAGCGGCATATGTCGGCCGTTGATCTTGGCGCCGACGCAGCGGTTGCCGATGTCGGTGTGCACCGCGTAGGCGAAGTCGATGGCGTTGGCGCCGCGCGGCAGCGCGATCAAGCGACCCTTGGGCGTAAAGCAGTACACCTGGTCCTGGAACAGCTCCAGCTTGGTATGCTCCAGAAACTCCTCCGGGTTGTCGCCCTCCAGCAAGTTGTCCACCAGCTTGCGCAGCCACTGATAGGGCGCGCTCTCTTCGCTCAGCGGCCGGCGTGCCTGCCCGTTCAACTTCTCCGGCGCGTCCTTGTAAAGCGAATGTGCGGCGACGCCGTATTCCGCAACATTGTGCATCCACCGGGTACGGATTTGCAGCTCGACGCGCTGGCGCTGCGGGCCGACGATCGTGGTGTGGATCGACTGATAATCATTCTGTTTCGGCGTCGAGATGTAGTCCTTGAAACGCCCGGGCACGACCCGCCACTTCGTATGGATGCAGCCGAGCACGCGGTAACAGTCCGGCACATCCTCGGTGATGACGCGGAAGCCGTATATGTCAGACAGTTGCTCCAGCGAAATCTGCTTGTTCTCCATCTTCCGCCAGATGGAATAGGGCTTCTTCTCGCGGCCGTAGACTTCCGCCCTGATGCCTTCGGCGGTGAGCCGTTCCTCAAGCTCTGAACGGATGTCCTCGATCAGCCCTTCGTTGCGCTGGCGTAGCGTCTGCAGCCGCGAAACGACCGTCTTGTAGGCGTTCGGGTTGAGGTAATAGAAGGCCAGATCGGACAGTTCGTCCTTGATCTCCTGAATGCCCATGCGCCCGGCCAGCGGCGCGTAAATCTCCATAGTCTCCGCCGCGATCTGCTTGCGCTTGTGCGGCTTGACGTGCTCCAGCGTGCGCATGTTGTGCAGGCGGTCGGCGAGCTTGATGAGCAGCACGCGGATATCGCTGGAAATGGCCAGCAGCAGCTTGCGGAAATTCTCCGCCTGCTCGACGCGCTTGCTGGCCAGATCGAGCTTGCGCAGCTTGGTGAGACCGTCGACGAGATCGGCGATTTCCTCGCCGAACAGGTCCTGGATCTCGTCCTTGGTGGCCTGCGTGTCCTCGATCGTGTCATGCAGAAGCGCGGCGGCGATGGTGGCGTCGTCGAGCTTGAGGTCCGCCAGCACCGCAGCGACTTCCAGCGGATGCGAGATGTAGGGATCGCCCGAGGCGCGGCGCTGGTTGCCATGCGCGCGCATGGCGTAGATGTAGGCGCGGTTGAGCATAGCCTCGTCCGCGTTCGGGTCATACCGCATGACGCGTTCGACAAGCTCATATTGCCGCATGGCTTATGCCCTCAGATATGGCCGCCGGGTTCGCTCTTCCGGCGCGGCATGAAAAAGGCGCGCAAGCAAACCGCCCGCGCGCCGTTGCCTCGTCCGCAGTGGTCGCGGATCTTTGCGATCGTCAGCGCGACCGCCCGCTCGGCGCGCCGCCGCCGATGGTTCCCCCCTCAAGGCCACGGAGCAGCTCCTCCTCTGAGAGCGGGTCGATCTCGGTGTCGTTTGCCATGTCATCGCGGGTCAGCGCCGGCGTCGTCTCCTCGCCGCCGATCGTCGGGCCAGCTTCGCCTTCCGGCTCGTCCACCTCTACATAGCGCTGCATGGAGTGGATGAAGTCTTCCTTCAGGTCATCCGGCGACAGCGTCTCATCGGCGATTTCGCGCAGCGCGACGACCGGGTTCTTGTCGTTGTCGCGCTCGACAGTGATCGGGGCGCCGGCGGAGATCGCGCGTGCGCGGTGCGCGGACAGCAGGATCAGTTCGAAGCGGTTGGGGACCTTGTCGATGCAGTCTTCAACAGTAACGCGGGCCATGCGTCGTGTTCTCCTCTGTAAGCCGGGGAGCGTAAGATGAAACCGATCGCGTTACAAGAGGCGGGCCCTCGCGCGGATCGGATCTCCTCATCTGCAGAACAAACGCATTCAGTGGCTGCAAGTCAAGCCGCGTCCGCCAGCAAACGTTGAATATGGCCCTCGGCGGAAACGCGTGGCAGCCCTGTGAGCAGTTGTCCGACGGACTCGCCCGTGACAGGGTGATGCCAGCGCGGCAGCACATCCATCAGAGGTTGCAGCACGAAGGGGCGAAGATGAAGCTGGGGATGCGGCGCGACCAGTGCTGCCCGCGCGCGGGTACGCTCAGCGGGCGACAGATGAATGCCGGCCTGCGCCCTCGCTTCGTGACGTAGTGTCTGAAAAAACGGACCGGGCCAGTTGATGACGCGTCCGGCATAGTCCAGAATGTCGATATCCAGCGGGCGTGGCCCCCAGCGCCGCGTCTTGCGCCGCCCGGCCGTTTGCTCCAGTTGCTTGAGCGTTCTGAGTAAAGCCTCGGGCGGCATGCCTGTGCGCGCGACCACGACCGCGTTTACGAAATCGGCCTGCTCCTGAATGCCAAGCGGCGCGCTTTCATAAAGCGGTGACCGGGCTTCAACGCAAATCCCGTTCACCCCAAATAAATTGAGGAAGTGTCGAATGGTCTGAGAAGGCGCGCCCCAGACGCTGTTCACATTTGCGCCAAGCCCAAGCACGATCCTCATGATTCGGCACGATTCTCTGCGCGTTTCGATTGCAAAACCCTGTGGCGGCCCCATTTGCAGCCTAAACCGACATGACGACCGCCATTTTCGCAAGTCATAAGCGGGCTTGCGGCGGTTTCCTTATTGACGAGGTCAAACGATGAATTTCTACCCGCATGAGCGCGCTGCGCTGTTCATTGACGGCGCCAATCTCTATGCCGCCGCGCGTGCGCTCGGTTTCGACATCGACTACAAGCGCCTGCTCGCGCTGTTTCGCTCGAAGTGCTACCTCGTGCGCGCCCTCTATTACACCGCGCTTGCGGAGGACCAGGAATATTCCTCCATCCGGCCCCTCATCGACTGGCTGGATTACAACGGCTATACGATGGTCACCAAGCCGATCAAGGAATTTACCGATCCGAGCGGACGGCGCAAGATCAAGGGCAACATGGACATCGAGCTGACTGTCGATGCCATGGAGTTGTCCAGTTATCTCGACCACATCGTCCTGTTCTCCGGGGACGGCGACTTCCGCAGCCTCGTCGAGGCGCTGCAGCAGAAGGGTCGCCGCGTGAGCGTGGTGTCGACGCTCGCCACCCAGCCGCCGATGATCGCCGACGAGTTGCGCCGCCAGGCGGACCAGTTTATTGATCTGCGGGAATTGGAGAAGGACATCTGCCGCGTCTCGAACGGCCGTGACCGGCGGCCGCCCGCGCCCCAGGCGGAACCGGAGTTCTATGACGATGAGGACGACGACGAGATCGACACCGCGCCCGAAGGTTCGCACAAGCTCTGAGCGCACCGGGTAGGCGGTGGCAGATGACCTGACGCCGGAGCCGCCGCGTGACTGCCAAATATGCGAGCGGCTGGTCGCGTACCGCCAGGACAACCGTGCGGAACACCCCGAGTGGTTCAATGCGCCGGTCCCCTCCTTCGGTCCTGAGGACGCCCAACTTCTGGTCGTGGGGCTGGCGCCGGGGCTGCAGGGCGCCAACCGAACAGGGCGGCCCTTCACCGGCGACTACGCCGGGGAACTCCTGTATCAGACGCTGCTGGAGACTGGTATGGCCAAGGGCGAGTACGAGGCCGACCCTGAAGACAGTCTGCGCCTGAAATCCTGCATGATTACCAATGCGGTGCGCTGTGTGCCGCCAGAGAACAAGCCTACTGGCGCCGAGATCAAGGCGTGCCGGCAATTCCTCCGTGGGCGCATGGCTCATCTGCCGGAGTTGCGTGCGGTCCTCGCGCTCGGTCGTATCGCCCATGACTCGGTGATATCGGCGCGGGATCAGAAACAGGCGGACTTTCCGTTCTCACACGGCGCGCGCCACGAGATGCCGGACGGGCTGGTCGTCTACGACAGCTATCACTGCTCGCGCTACAACACGAACACTGGCCGGTTGACTGACGAGATGTTCCGCGACGTCCTGAAGCAGATTCGCGAGGATCTCGGACTTTCATGAAGAAGCCGCCCGCGCGGGAGGCGGGCGGCTCTCATGCGCCTGTCGCGGCGCGTTACTTCGGCTGCGGCACAAGACGCAAATACGGCGTCTCTTCCTTCCAGCCTTCCGGATACTTCTTCTTCGCTTCCTCATCCGGCACCGACGGGGCAATTATGACTTCCTCGCCCTGATGCCAGTCTGCCGGGGTGGACACCTGATGCTCGGAGGTGAGCTGCAGAGAGTCCAGAATCCGCAGGATCTCGTTGAAGTTGCGCCCGGTGCTCATCGGGTAGACGAGGATCAGCTTGATTCGCTTGTCGGGCCCGATGATGAACACGTTGCGCACCGTCTGGTTGTCCACCGGCGTGCGGCCCTCCGCGGTGTCGCCCGTGTCGGCCGGCAGCATTCCGTAGGCCTTGGAAACCGACAGGTCGGTATCGCCGATCATCGGATAGTTCACCGAATGGCCGGTCACCTTCTTGATGTCCTGGTCCCACTCCTTGTGGCGGTCGACCGGGTCGACGCTCAGCCCGATGATTTTCGTGTTGCGCTTGTCGAACTCCGGCTTGAGGCCGGCCATCGTACCAAGTTCGGTCGTGCAGACGGGTGTGAAGTCCTTGGGGTGCGAGAACAGGATGCCCCAGGAATCGCCGAGCCATTCATGGAAGCGGATGCGGCCTTCGGTTGTTTCGGCTTCGAAGTCGGGGGCGATATCGCCGAGTTGCAGTGACATGGTGCTGTCTCCCTTCGCTCGTGAGCGTGTGACTCTGTTAGCGCCTGTGGCGCCGGACAGATTAGCGAGGATACATATCAGAAATGATGATGCGGCGCCCGTTGCGTCAATGAACGGTTGCCACTCGCAACGCCTGGCGGAAAACACTGTTTTACGCAGCGGGCGTTTCGTGAAACAGCCCGCCACAGGCTGTTTTCAGCCTACTGACCGTACAGCGCAACCGGGAGCCACGTGGCAATCTCGGGCGTGTACCACAGCACGATCAGGGCGAGGAGCTGGATGATCACAAAGGGGATGATGCCCTTGTAGATCTCGATCGTGCGTACCTCCGGCGGGGCCACGCCGCGCAGGTAGAACAGCGCGAAGCCGAAGGGTGGTGT from Dichotomicrobium thermohalophilum carries:
- a CDS encoding peroxiredoxin, which codes for MSLQLGDIAPDFEAETTEGRIRFHEWLGDSWGILFSHPKDFTPVCTTELGTMAGLKPEFDKRNTKIIGLSVDPVDRHKEWDQDIKKVTGHSVNYPMIGDTDLSVSKAYGMLPADTGDTAEGRTPVDNQTVRNVFIIGPDKRIKLILVYPMSTGRNFNEILRILDSLQLTSEHQVSTPADWHQGEEVIIAPSVPDEEAKKKYPEGWKEETPYLRLVPQPK
- a CDS encoding RelA/SpoT family protein, translated to MRQYELVERVMRYDPNADEAMLNRAYIYAMRAHGNQRRASGDPYISHPLEVAAVLADLKLDDATIAAALLHDTIEDTQATKDEIQDLFGEEIADLVDGLTKLRKLDLASKRVEQAENFRKLLLAISSDIRVLLIKLADRLHNMRTLEHVKPHKRKQIAAETMEIYAPLAGRMGIQEIKDELSDLAFYYLNPNAYKTVVSRLQTLRQRNEGLIEDIRSELEERLTAEGIRAEVYGREKKPYSIWRKMENKQISLEQLSDIYGFRVITEDVPDCYRVLGCIHTKWRVVPGRFKDYISTPKQNDYQSIHTTIVGPQRQRVELQIRTRWMHNVAEYGVAAHSLYKDAPEKLNGQARRPLSEESAPYQWLRKLVDNLLEGDNPEEFLEHTKLELFQDQVYCFTPKGRLIALPRGANAIDFAYAVHTDIGNRCVGAKINGRHMPLVTQLKNGDEVDIITSDAQTPPPAWERIAVTGKARSAIRRATRDAVRKQYCDLGRQILRNAFENVGVEFDEDALANGLHRLAQTSTADVLAAVGRGELTSSEVLKAVHPGREWTETPKRKAIRRDDEGWFNLGWVRHVKFRLLGGQQSSPRELVDGMPIRGAQAGEPIRFAPGGAVPGDRIVGILEDDKTITIYPIHSSKLTEYDDQLDRWIDVTWDIEEGSRARFPVDITVNAINAPGTLAQIAQLIGESGSNIDRIEMTNRQVDYTQMHITLEVYDLKHLNDILSGLRGLKVVSNAERAPS
- the pyrE gene encoding orotate phosphoribosyltransferase, with amino-acid sequence MSRDEILAILKDSGALRTGHFILTSGLHSDTYVQCAQVLQYPWRAETLCAALAEKVRAQATEIDMVVSPAMGGVIVGYEMGRQLGVPAVFFERVDGVFTLRRDFTIPAGARCLMVEDVVTTGLSSRECMAAARAEGGDVAAEACLVDRSGGRAELGVPLVSLLELDAPAYDPDALPPHLRDIPAVKPGSRKLGAA
- a CDS encoding uracil-DNA glycosylase, with the translated sequence MADDLTPEPPRDCQICERLVAYRQDNRAEHPEWFNAPVPSFGPEDAQLLVVGLAPGLQGANRTGRPFTGDYAGELLYQTLLETGMAKGEYEADPEDSLRLKSCMITNAVRCVPPENKPTGAEIKACRQFLRGRMAHLPELRAVLALGRIAHDSVISARDQKQADFPFSHGARHEMPDGLVVYDSYHCSRYNTNTGRLTDEMFRDVLKQIREDLGLS
- a CDS encoding NYN domain-containing protein, with amino-acid sequence MNFYPHERAALFIDGANLYAAARALGFDIDYKRLLALFRSKCYLVRALYYTALAEDQEYSSIRPLIDWLDYNGYTMVTKPIKEFTDPSGRRKIKGNMDIELTVDAMELSSYLDHIVLFSGDGDFRSLVEALQQKGRRVSVVSTLATQPPMIADELRRQADQFIDLRELEKDICRVSNGRDRRPPAPQAEPEFYDDEDDDEIDTAPEGSHKL
- the rpoZ gene encoding DNA-directed RNA polymerase subunit omega; the protein is MARVTVEDCIDKVPNRFELILLSAHRARAISAGAPITVERDNDKNPVVALREIADETLSPDDLKEDFIHSMQRYVEVDEPEGEAGPTIGGEETTPALTRDDMANDTEIDPLSEEELLRGLEGGTIGGGAPSGRSR
- the folK gene encoding 2-amino-4-hydroxy-6-hydroxymethyldihydropteridine diphosphokinase, whose product is MRIVLGLGANVNSVWGAPSQTIRHFLNLFGVNGICVEARSPLYESAPLGIQEQADFVNAVVVARTGMPPEALLRTLKQLEQTAGRRKTRRWGPRPLDIDILDYAGRVINWPGPFFQTLRHEARAQAGIHLSPAERTRARAALVAPHPQLHLRPFVLQPLMDVLPRWHHPVTGESVGQLLTGLPRVSAEGHIQRLLADAA